The following coding sequences lie in one Apium graveolens cultivar Ventura chromosome 1, ASM990537v1, whole genome shotgun sequence genomic window:
- the LOC141692223 gene encoding uncharacterized protein LOC141692223, which produces MSNLTKFEITALDVTGKNYLTWILDAEIHLSAMGLGNIIKEGNKASEQDKAKAMIFLRHHLDEGLKTEYLVIKDPATLWKNLKERYNHQKTIILPKARYDWLHLRLQDFKSVSEYNSSISNIESKDSQSELISVLLLVEQNNEILMKNHEARPTGSIPFPEANVVTSNEFGRRCGHGRGYGFGRGHVHGRSFGHS; this is translated from the exons ATGTCAAACCTTACAAAATTTGAGATCACCGCACTTGATGTCACCGGAAAGAATTACTTGACATGGATTTTGGATGCGGAAATTCACCTTAGTGCTATGGGCCTCGGTAACATAATAAAGGAAGGAAATAAGGCCTCCGAGCAAGATAAAGCAAAGGCCATGATATTTCTCCGTCATCATCTTGATGAAGGATTGAAAACAGAATATTTGGTTATTAAAGATCCAGCAACCCTTTGGAAAAACCTGAAAGAAAGATATAATCACCAGAAAACTATCATACTTCCTAAGGCTCGCTATGATTGGCTACACTTGCGGTTGCAAGATTTTAAAAGTGTAAGCGAGTATAACTCGTCAAT CAGCAATATCGAGAGCAAGGATTCACAATCTGAGCTTATATCTGTATTGCTTCTTGTTGAGCAAAATAATGAAATTTTGATGAAAAATCATGAAGCTCGTCCAACTGGTTCAATACCATTCCCTGAAGCGAATGTGGTGACTAGTAATGAATTTGGGCGTAGATGTGGACATGGACGTGGATATGGATTTGGACGTGGGCATGTCCATGGACGTAGTTTTGGACATAGTTGA